DNA from Fusobacterium perfoetens:
GAACAGATGGAAAAAGCTGTAAAAAAAGTTCCTTTTGAAGTGAAAAAAATAAAGGTAATTTTGTTTTTAATAAAAAAATATAAAAAATTTATAAGTATATTTAAAATATAATCGGAGGAAGAATGGACGAAAAATTACAGAAAACAGTTGAAAGAATTATAGAAGAATTTAAAAAAAGAGGTTATGATATTGGTGAAGATGTAACAGAACTTGTAGAAGAAAGAAGTGATGTTGCAAAGGCACTTTCTGAAACTAAGTTTAAAAATATAGAATTTTTTAATGTTGATGAAGAAAATTCAGTTGGATTTACATTGGAAGATATGCAAGTAAACTTTTTCCTTGAATATGGTGAAGATGAAGAGGGAAAATGGTATGAAGCCAGTGTAGAAATTATAAATTTTTAAAAATTATTTTTTATTTCTTTTTTCTTTTTGAACTTAAATATATGTTACAATAGAAATATAGAAAAAGGAGGTTTATATCATGTTAGATAAAAAATATATCTTAAAGAAGCTTGCTGAGATAGATAAAGATGAATTTGGTTTTAAATCAATAGGATTATTTGGAAGTTTTTCAAGAGATGAACAAACTCCAGAAAGTGATATAGATATTCTAGTTGAAATGGATATTTTTCCAGAAAAACCTTATCCAAAAAGTTCATATTTTAGATTATTTGACTTAAAGAAACATCTGGAAGAACTATTTGGAAAAGAAGTTGATTTAATTGATAAAAGCCAATTTAAATATGAATATAAATGTCCTGAAGTGAGAGCATATAAAGAAAAAATAAAAAAAGAAATATTGGAGAGTGTAATATATGTCTAAATCTAAAAGAACTATAGAGCAATATACTTATGATGTAATAGAATGTATATATGAATTAAAGGAAACAGTTGAAAAATTTTCTATAAAAATTAAATAGAAAACAGCATAATTAACTTTGTGCTGTTTTTTTATATGGTATAATAAAATATCTGTATAGAGGAAGGTGTGTTATGAAATTTATATATATTGATTATGGAAAAAATTTTATAAATGAGATAAAAGGAAGAAAACCTGATAGAGATACAGCTATTGTTTTTAGTGACTATTTTTTTAAAAACTCTTATATGAAAAACCGTGAAAAAAATATTCTTGCTCCAGAGCCTGAATATTTTACGATAGAAGAATTTCAAAAGAAAATATTCAAAACAGATAAGATGATTCTTACAGAAGCAAAGAGACCTCTTACACTTTTTAAAATTCTTGATAAGAGTCTTAAAGATAAACTTAAAATGCAGAATTATTATGATATTATAGATTTTGCAGATTTGTTTTTTAAATATTACAGAGAAGTTTATTCGGCGATGGGAAAACCTGAAGGACTTCAGGAGTGGCAGAGAGACTATATAGAGAAATTTGAAATTTTAAAAGAAAAATATGATGTATATCTTAAAGAAAATGATTTTATTCCAAGTGACTGGATAGAAAAAATTGAAAATTATACAGAGGAATATATAAAAAAATTTAAAAGAATAATATTTGTAGATATACCTTATTTCACACCTCTTATGAGAGAGGCTTTAAAAAGAGTTTCTGAAATTTGTGATATTGAAATTATGATTCAGATACCTGAGGAAGATTATAATGAAGAACTTTTAAAAATAGAGAAAGTGTCTCTTGTGAAAAAAAGAGAGTCTGTAAATATAAAAGTATATGAAAACAGTGATGAGATGTCAGAACTTCTTAATATAATATATCTTGAAAAAACTGGAGAGCAAAAAAGAAAGGATATATTTTCTCCTGCTCCTGAAAAAAACAGTTATCATAAAATATTTCCAAAATATTTTACTTCACAGGAACTTAAGGTTCTTGACGATACAAAACTGTATAAATTTATGAAGGTACAAAATGAACTTCTTCTTTCTGTTGAACCAAGAAAAAGATATGGGATACCATCTCGGGAATTTAGAAAAGCAATAAGTAATGAAATTTTCAGAGAAATTTATAATATAGACGATATTCTTCTTAAAAACTTAAAAAAAGTTCTTGATGAAGAGTATAAATATGTTGATGAAAAAGTTTTTGAGCCTGAAAAAACAGCTTTTATCTTTAAAAGAGAGGGAATGGAAGATGAAGAGGCTTTAGAAAATGGAAAAATAATATACACTGTTTTTTCAGATATTTATAGGGATATTTCAGAAATAAAGGAATATACTTCTGTAAATGAATTTGTAGAATATATAAAAAGAATAGGGCTTGAAAAATTTAGGGAAGAAAATTTTATTGATATTACAGAAAAATTTTATCAGGCAGTGGACAATATAAAAAGCAGTGAAAGACTTTGTGGAAAAAATGGATTTAAAGTTCTTTTTGAAAGGGAGACAGGAGCAAATCTTTATACTCTTCTTATAAAATATATGGAAGGAATAGAGATAAAAGAGGTTGAAAGAGACAGAGAAAATATACTTGGAACAGTAAAAAATATAACAGAGGCAAGACTTAATTTTGATAATATCTACAGCAGTGAAACATATTTTATTGATACAGATAACATCTCTCTTCCAGGAAATTTAAGAGATAATCTTAATTTTACAGAACAACAGAGAGCAGAAAGTGGTTTTATAACTTTTGAAGATAAAAAAAATATAATAAAATACAGATTTATACAGGGAATTTTTAACAGCAGAAGTTCTGTTATTTTTGTAAGAAAAGATATAAATAATGAAATTGAAAGATCTGCTTTTTTAGATGAAATTATGATGAAATATAATATTTCTCCTGAAGAAAAAAATCCCCTTTCAAAAGAAGATATTTTTAAGATATTGAAAATAAATCTTATAAAAGAAAATGAAAGTTGTAATTTTAATCTTTCAGAAGATTATTTTAAACTTGAAAAACAAAATGAAGATTTTGAAGAAAATAAAATAGTTTTAGGGGCATATGATATTCTTGAACTTGAAGGGTGCAGATACAGATATTTTCTTAAGAATAAAGCTCTTATTTCAGGGGAAAAAGATGAGGTTTATGGAGTTTCTCCAAGAGTTTTAGGAACGGCAGTTCATAAGATTTTTGAAAAAACAGCTGAAAATATTCATACAAGAATAAGAAAAAAACATGATTTTAAAGTTGATGAAACTTTTATTGACAGAACTATAGAAGAAGTCTTTGAAGAAAATAAGATGAAAGTTCCTGTATATGTTGATTTATACCTTAAAGAAATAATGTTTCCCAAAATAAAAGAGAATATTTTTAAATTTTATAAAGAGATGGAAAAAGAACTTTCAGGAAAAAAGGTAAAAATTTTCTGGGGAGAAAAAGGAAGAACAGAAAGAGTTGTAACAGGAGATACTGATATTTTTATAACAGGAAGAATAGATCTTATGGCTGAAACAGAAGAGGGAGATAAATATATTGTAGATTATAAAACAGGTCAGGCAGATTCAAGACAGCTTGATATATATTCAATTATATTATATGGAGATGAAAGTGTGGCACAGAAAATAATATATAATGCTGTGGCAGGTGAATATGTAAAACAAGATAAAATTCATATGACAAAAGAAAATCTTCTGGAACTTTTTAATAATTTTATAAAAGAAGATGAGTATAAAAGAGCTGAAAAAAAGAAAGCATGCACTTATTGCGAATATGAAAATATATGTAAAAAAGGAGAAATCTAAATGGAAAGAAAAGTTTTAAAAGCCAGTGCAGGAACAGGAAAAACATACAGACTTTCACTTGAATATGCAGTTTCTCTTTTTAATGGTGAAAAAATAAAAGATATAATAATAATGACTTTTACTAGAAAAGCTGCTGGAGAAATTAAAGAGGATATTATAAAATTTATAAAAAAACTTGCTGTTTCTCCTAAGGATACAGATTCTGAAAAAGAGAGAGAAGGGGCAGTTTCATCAATAATGAAAATATATCCTGAGATGTTTTCAAGCCCTGAAGAAATATATAAAAAAGCTGAAAAAGCTTATAAGGATATTATTTTAAATAAGGATAACCTTAAGATTTTTACAATAGATGGTCTTAAAAATACAATTTTTAAAACTGCTATTGCTCCAATGCTTAATATAAATAACTATGACATCATAGATGACAGCCTTAATACAGAATATTTAAGAAAATGCTTTGAAAAAATATTTAAGAGCAAAAAAGATTTTGATTTTTTAAAAGACTTTCTTGCAGATAATATGGAAAAAAATATTGATAATTATGTGGGTGTTATAGGAAATATAATAAATGAAAGATGGAAGTCTCTTGTTATTGAAAAAAAAGAAAGAGAATCATATAAAGTATTAAACAAATTAAATCAAATTGATAAATCTCTTGAAATTATTGAAAAAATAGCAGAGGAAAAAGGAAAAAATATAGAGGAATTTATAAATTCTTCTTATAAACCTTATCTTTCCTTAAAAACTGATAAAGAAAAAGAAAAATTTATAGTAGATAAATGGGCTGAAATTTTTAAGCAGGGAATAAGAAATGGAAATAAAATAAAAGGAAAAAACTTTGCTGAAGAGATAGAAGAACTTAATTTTCTTTATGAAGAATTATTGAAAGAATTGTCAAAAAGGCTTTATAATACAGTTCTTATAGATTATGAAAAAAATATTTTCTCTTTTCTTGAAAGAGTATATACTGCCTATGATGAAATAAAATTCAGAGAAAAAAAACTTACTCAGACAGATATAACAAATTATACACTTGAATATATAAATGATAAAAGATTAAATCTTGTTGATGAAAACGGAATTACTCAATATATGAAAGATATTTTGGAAAGTGGTATAACAACAGTTTTTATTGATGAATTTCAGGATACTAGTGTTGTTCAATGGAAGATATTTAAAAGCATGATTGACAGTGCAGAAAAAGTTATTTGTGTTGGAGATGAAAAGCAAAGTATTTATGAATGGCGTGGTGGAGAAAAAGACCTTTTTGTAAATCTTTCAGAAATAATAAATGGTAAAGAAGAAACAATGGGAACTTCCTATAGGAGCAGAAAAAAAATAGTTGATTTTACAAATAAATTTTTCTCAGAGTATTCTGCTATAGCAAAGTCAGAAGGAATAAATTGGAATTTTGAACCTGTGGAAAGCAGCGATGACAAAGACAGGGGATATGTTGAAATAAGAAAAACAGAAGAGGGAGAGGAAAACTGTTGTGAGAAAGTGGCAGAGATAATTAAGGAAAAATTTAATGGAAATTATCAAGATATCTGTGTTCTTGCAAGAAATAATGATACTCTTTCTGAAACTGGAGAATTTCTTTCAGAAAATCATATTCCATATTTTCTTGAAACAAATCTTAATATTTTTTCACACAGGACAACAGAACCTGTTATAAAGTTTATGAAATATCTTGTATATGACAATATATTTTATCTTGCAGAATTTTTAAGAGATAATCTTATTCTAATTTCAGATAAAAGTTTAAAAGAACTTTTTTCTTTTAAAGGTGAGATAAAAGATTTTAGTTTTTCGGATTCTTATGCAGAAAATATATTTAAGAAAGTTTTAAGTTTTAAAGAAAAATATGATGAAGATAGATACGAAAGTTCAAATATTCCTGAAATGATTATAAAAGAACTTGGAATATTAAAAAAATATGACAGAGAAAGTGATATACAAAATATTTATAGATTTATAGAAATTTCAAAAAGATTTTTAAATATAAGAGAATTTTTAAATGAAATAAAAGAAAATGGAAGTTCTTCAGAGTATAAGCAAAGTTCTATGGAAGCAGAAAACAGTGTATCTTTAATGACTGTACATAAATCAAAAGGGCTTGGTTTTAATACTGTTTTTTATATTTATAAAAAAAGTTCTCCAAGAAAAGAATCAGGACTTCAATTTAATGTAATAATGTCAAAAGATTATAATAAAGTTGAAAATTATTTTATTATAAATAGCAAATATGAAAAGATACTGAAATATCTTGAAGGGCAGTTTGATTATGAAGATTATAAAGAAAGAAAAAGAGAGGAAGAGGAAATAAATAACCTTTATGTTGCTTTCACAAGAAGTAAACAGAACTTTTTTATAATTATAAATGAAAAAACTTTAAAAAATCCACCGAAAAAAATTCCTCCATTTAAAGAGGTTATAGATAAGAATTTTCTTTCTGAAGATTGTGTAGGATGGAGCAATGGAAAATTTGAACTTAAAGAACTAAAAAAAGAAACAGAAATTTTAAGTGAAGATGAAAAATTTCTTAATTTTGAACTTGATTTTTCAAAATATGAGTATAATGAAGAAAAACTTAAGGAAAACAGGGAAAAAATAAAAGAAGATGAAGAAAGATATTCTACAGAAAGAGAAGAAAAAAGAGAAATAGGTAATATTGTTCACTATTTCTTGGAAAATCTTATTTATAATAATGAATCAGAAAGAGAAAAAGCTTATAAAGCTGTTGTAATAAAATATGGTGCTTCTTTTGGAAAAGATAGAATAGAAAGTATTCTCAAAAGCAGTGGAATGGAAAAATTTCTTTCTGAAAACAGTGAGATTTTTTCAAGGGAGTGGGATTATATATA
Protein-coding regions in this window:
- a CDS encoding UvrD-helicase domain-containing protein, translated to MERKVLKASAGTGKTYRLSLEYAVSLFNGEKIKDIIIMTFTRKAAGEIKEDIIKFIKKLAVSPKDTDSEKEREGAVSSIMKIYPEMFSSPEEIYKKAEKAYKDIILNKDNLKIFTIDGLKNTIFKTAIAPMLNINNYDIIDDSLNTEYLRKCFEKIFKSKKDFDFLKDFLADNMEKNIDNYVGVIGNIINERWKSLVIEKKERESYKVLNKLNQIDKSLEIIEKIAEEKGKNIEEFINSSYKPYLSLKTDKEKEKFIVDKWAEIFKQGIRNGNKIKGKNFAEEIEELNFLYEELLKELSKRLYNTVLIDYEKNIFSFLERVYTAYDEIKFREKKLTQTDITNYTLEYINDKRLNLVDENGITQYMKDILESGITTVFIDEFQDTSVVQWKIFKSMIDSAEKVICVGDEKQSIYEWRGGEKDLFVNLSEIINGKEETMGTSYRSRKKIVDFTNKFFSEYSAIAKSEGINWNFEPVESSDDKDRGYVEIRKTEEGEENCCEKVAEIIKEKFNGNYQDICVLARNNDTLSETGEFLSENHIPYFLETNLNIFSHRTTEPVIKFMKYLVYDNIFYLAEFLRDNLILISDKSLKELFSFKGEIKDFSFSDSYAENIFKKVLSFKEKYDEDRYESSNIPEMIIKELGILKKYDRESDIQNIYRFIEISKRFLNIREFLNEIKENGSSSEYKQSSMEAENSVSLMTVHKSKGLGFNTVFYIYKKSSPRKESGLQFNVIMSKDYNKVENYFIINSKYEKILKYLEGQFDYEDYKERKREEEEINNLYVAFTRSKQNFFIIINEKTLKNPPKKIPPFKEVIDKNFLSEDCVGWSNGKFELKELKKETEILSEDEKFLNFELDFSKYEYNEEKLKENREKIKEDEERYSTEREEKREIGNIVHYFLENLIYNNESEREKAYKAVVIKYGASFGKDRIESILKSSGMEKFLSENSEIFSREWDYIYPEYSIYSDENSELYRIDRLMIKLPQEKEKGKILIADYKTGGFEESQLEKYYRAVKARIKEPENYIIEKVYLKIDI
- a CDS encoding PD-(D/E)XK nuclease family protein, whose translation is MKFIYIDYGKNFINEIKGRKPDRDTAIVFSDYFFKNSYMKNREKNILAPEPEYFTIEEFQKKIFKTDKMILTEAKRPLTLFKILDKSLKDKLKMQNYYDIIDFADLFFKYYREVYSAMGKPEGLQEWQRDYIEKFEILKEKYDVYLKENDFIPSDWIEKIENYTEEYIKKFKRIIFVDIPYFTPLMREALKRVSEICDIEIMIQIPEEDYNEELLKIEKVSLVKKRESVNIKVYENSDEMSELLNIIYLEKTGEQKRKDIFSPAPEKNSYHKIFPKYFTSQELKVLDDTKLYKFMKVQNELLLSVEPRKRYGIPSREFRKAISNEIFREIYNIDDILLKNLKKVLDEEYKYVDEKVFEPEKTAFIFKREGMEDEEALENGKIIYTVFSDIYRDISEIKEYTSVNEFVEYIKRIGLEKFREENFIDITEKFYQAVDNIKSSERLCGKNGFKVLFERETGANLYTLLIKYMEGIEIKEVERDRENILGTVKNITEARLNFDNIYSSETYFIDTDNISLPGNLRDNLNFTEQQRAESGFITFEDKKNIIKYRFIQGIFNSRSSVIFVRKDINNEIERSAFLDEIMMKYNISPEEKNPLSKEDIFKILKINLIKENESCNFNLSEDYFKLEKQNEDFEENKIVLGAYDILELEGCRYRYFLKNKALISGEKDEVYGVSPRVLGTAVHKIFEKTAENIHTRIRKKHDFKVDETFIDRTIEEVFEENKMKVPVYVDLYLKEIMFPKIKENIFKFYKEMEKELSGKKVKIFWGEKGRTERVVTGDTDIFITGRIDLMAETEEGDKYIVDYKTGQADSRQLDIYSIILYGDESVAQKIIYNAVAGEYVKQDKIHMTKENLLELFNNFIKEDEYKRAEKKKACTYCEYENICKKGEI
- a CDS encoding nucleotidyltransferase family protein encodes the protein MLDKKYILKKLAEIDKDEFGFKSIGLFGSFSRDEQTPESDIDILVEMDIFPEKPYPKSSYFRLFDLKKHLEELFGKEVDLIDKSQFKYEYKCPEVRAYKEKIKKEILESVIYV